Genomic window (Paenibacillus sp. 37):
CCAGTACCTCTTTAGGTTGTGCCTGAGATGCTGTAGCCGCATCCAGTACAGTGACTGTATAGGTAGGCGTTTGTGGTGGCAGACTGCGGGTAGTGATCAGGGAATGCTCAGCTTCCACGTTCATGCCGATGGCCAGATCAGTCAGTGCAATCTCTTTTCCCTCAACGGAGATGAATTTTGTCTCATCGCTCAGATTGAGCACAATGCCATCCAACCCTGCACCGCCAATCTGGATGGACTTGTATTTATCCTGGTTTGAAATTCTGGTAATGACACCACGTTCAGTAACCGTCTTCACGTCCTCTTCACTGGAGATCGTCACCTGATTTCCTGTTGTGTTCACTTGTCCATGCAGTGCTTTCTCAGCAAAAGAAACCGGTACATACAATTTGCCGCCTGTGATTTCGGGCGCTGTACCCAGCGTGAGCAGCATTTTATTCACGGAATATTGATCCTTGCCTGTGATTACCTGTGTCCAGAGAGCACCATGAGTCAGCTCTGCAGTTTTAGTTTCTTTTTTCCATTCCAGTTCAATACCCAGTGCGTCCGTAAGATCACGCAGCGGGATCATGGCTACTTTGCCATCCTTATTCCAATAACCATCAGAGATGGATGCACCATTCACGGATACGTTTACTACACTCGCTGCATTACTATCTGCTGAAACGGATGTTTGATGGACTGGTTGTGTGTTGTCCAGTGTTGCTGCATAAGCGGCTCCACCACCCAATGCCATGGATAGGGCCATCAGTGCACTTACTTTTTTCATGTTGTTGTTCATCAATATTCATCCCTTCTAATCTGTGTACTGACGCGGTAAAATCTTCCTTAGGGCCGCGCTTCAAGTTAATAGACGGGACATATCGTCTCAGTGTTGCAGTTGAAATGCAATGAATGTAAGCGGTAAGTTATTTTAAATTAGAAATATCGCTTGTATTGCAGGTTATCCGCAGCAGGATCAGGTTAATTTCAGGTAAGTGGCCAAACCTTTGTCCTATTTCACATTCAAGTACGAGGAGGAACCGATTAGATGAGTGATATGTTGGTAGCGCTCTATCGTTTACCGGAGCAAGAGAGTGGACTGAGAAAGCTGGAGGAATCCTCCATTGTGATTCGAAGAGCCATTGCCCCAGAGAAACAGCTTGTACTGGATTGGGTGAGGTCACATTTTAGCCAAGCTTGGGTGGATGAATGTGAGGTCGCTTTTGCACGTCAGCCCGTGTCCTGTTACATCGCCGTTGAGCATGGGGAAATGATCGGATTTGCCTGTTACGAAGCGACATGTCGCAACTTCTTTGGACCAACAGGCGTGAGCCAGGATGCACGGGGCAAAGGTGTAGGAACAGCCCTGTTACTGGCCTGTATGCATGCGATGAAGGCGGACGGTTATGGTTATGCGATTATCGGATCAGCGGGACCTGTGGATTTCTATGCCCGAACATTGGGTGCTGTGAAGATCGAAAATTCAACCCCGGGTATTTACGAAGGCATGCTGCGGGCAGACTAGACGATAGTGATGTTGTGGAAGTTGTGGAAAAGGAAGGGAGGACGATGATGAGCACGAAACAAATGCTGCACATTGGAATGATCGGTACAGGATCCATCTCGGATCTTCATATGAGGTGTTACGCCAAAAATGAGGATGCTGTCATCTATGCCATCTGTGATCTGAACGAAGAGCGGGCTAAGGCTGCGGCACAGAAGTATGATGCTCAATCCGTGTACACCGATTATCGGGAGATGCTGGAGGACCCGCATGTGGATGCTGTCAGTATCTGTACCTGGAATAATACACACGCCGAATTTGCCATTGCTGCACTGGAGGCAGGCAAGCATGTGTTGCTGGAGAAACCGATCGCAACCAATGTGGAAGATGCACTGCGGATTGAAGAAGCGGTGAAGAAGAGCGGACGTACCTTTATCGTTGGATTTGTGCGTCGGTATGACAACAATATGCAGATGATGCGCAGATTCATTGATGCCGGGGAGTTTGGTGAACTGTATTATGCCAAAGCTTCCATTCTGCGGCGTCACGGCAATCCAGGTGGTTGGTTCGCTGACAAAAGCCGTTCCGGCGGAGGCCCCCTGATTGATCTGGGCGTACATATTATCGACCAATGCTGGTATCTGATGGGCAGGCCGAAACCTGTTTCGGTCAGTGGTAATACGTATCGGAAGCTGGGCAATCGTGCCCATATCGAACATCTTTCTTTTTACAAAGCAGCCGACTACAGCGCAGCTGTGAATGATGTGGAAGATATGGCGAATGCACTTATTCGGTTTGAAAACGGGGCTTCGCTGGCGGTGGATGTGAGCTTTACCCTGCATGCACGCGGAGATGAATCTTCTGTGAAATTATACGGCGAGCGTGGTGGGTTCGAACTGGAGCCGGAGACACTGATCGTCACGGAGAAAAATAATACCATCCTGAATATTGAACCCCAGACGGACAATACGGGTCTCCATATTCATAGTGCATTCCAGAACCAGATTGACCACTTTGTGGATTGTTGTCTGAACGGTACAGAGCCGATCAGCCCAATTGCAGATGGGGTGGCTTCCACACGCATGCTGTGCGGAATCTACGAATCCGCTGAGAAAGGGCAGGAAATTCGTCTGGATTGAGTTCATTTTACATGGCAGTTGTCCTTCATCATATAAAAAAAGCATGCGTCTTCCGCGTGATCTGCGGTTACGCATGCTTTTTGGCATCAGGTCATTTATTCAGTGGTGAATTCTCGTATCCAGGGTCATCATAATCCGTATCCTGCAGCCTTGGAAGCACGTTCATGCTTTCAATTGCCTGCCGCGAATCCGGCGTGCCATGGTCGTAGAGAAAGGTATACAACAAGGTCATGCCATCCGAAAATTGCTCTGTCGCCTCATCATGATCTGCCGATTTGTAGGGCACCGGGGCCCGTTGCAAAGTATAGGCATCGTCATCCTCCAACACCTTCATCAGATCTTTCAATCGGCCCAACTGTTCGCCATCCACCAACACCTCAAAGGGTGTAGATTCGTTCTTTGTTTGTTCAATCAAGTTATGAGTTACCGATACATACAGATGTTGTTTGCCGTCCTGCATAATCCAACCCCCATTCTGAAATGGAAAAAAGACGCTTCTACTGTTAATAAACAGCAAAAAGCGCCCTGAAACGAGCTATAACGGTATCCTGTTTCGTTTATTTCCCAAATCTCCCCGTTACGGGTACCTGGCGGGTGCCGGCCTCCATCGATCCTGAACACAGGGGACAGGCGGGAGGGCTGGATGATACCTTCTTGTTTGTTTTTGCAGAAGGCACAGCCGGCTTCTGTCTTAGCCACGCTTTACAGGTGGACGAACTGCACTTCCAGACCGCAACGGTCTCTGTACGCTCAGCATTACCTGAACCTGAAGTATGCGAATGTGAACTAGAGGAATTCGCAGCTGTCGGACTCACACCTGTGGTGCTGAATGCCTTATGGTTGCGAATCTCCCCACTACCGCGCCGTTCACCGAGGCGATCCTCATCACGTTCGTTGTGGACCTCGAAGTCACGACGGTCACTGTGGCTAATTGCACGGCGCTGTGCCATATCCCGACCTTCGGAACGGGCACCTGAGCCTGAGTGGGCATACTGCGTATTTCCTTTGCCATATGAAGTCTGACTGCTCGTTCGGCTCTCTTCACGAGGTTTACGTTTGTCCGGAACTTCCATGCCGAAGGCTTCGAGCAAGAAGCGGGACACGTCTGCTGGCTTTCCGTGATGAGATGCGGGTGAGGTGACATACAAGTACTGCTTGGCCCTTGTGATGGCAACATAGGCGAGCCTGCGTTCTTCCTCCAGCGCCATGTCCAGTTCGGCGTCTGTCTGTTGCACAGCAAGCGCAGCTTTCTGATCCTCGGGGATATCCTGGCGTAGTGCGGTACTGTGGGGCACAATGCCTTCACTGGCTCCAATCCAGTATACACAAGGGAACTCCAGTCCTTTGGCACGGTGAATGGTCATCAGCTGCACTGCGTCACTGTCCTGTGCGCGGCGCAGAGATTCCATCTCACGGTGTCTGCGGGAGAGCTCATCCGCGAATTGGATGAACTCTTCCACCGTTTCGAATTTTTTGACGGCAGCTTCGAATTCATCTAGGGTTTCCAGCATCGTTTCCTTATAATGGGTGAAGATGCTGGGATCACCACTTTCCATATACTTGTCGTAGAACTGCCTGCGCATCTCCTGAATGGCGATGATGGGTTTTAGTTTGTGCAGTGATTTGATCAGTTTGATGCGTTCTTTGACCTGTTCCTGCTGAAACGGTTTCAGCTTGTCCCATTTCACCAGATGAATGAGCGGATATTTCTTCGCCTGTTGTTGTTCACAGCGCTGAATCCACTCGAGCCCTGCATCCCGTGATACATAGAGCGGTCCCAGCGCACTTGGGAGAGCATCCATGGCACGTGGATCAAGGGACAGACGCAAATGATCCATCAAGGGTCTGATGAGAGACTGGTCATAGAACACCGGAGAAGCCCCATGCTGTACAAAAGGTACATCTTTCAACACAAGCTGCTCAAATACAGCCCGGCTGCTGCTTGCTGTCCGGTGAAGAATCGCAATATCGCGATAGGTGTGTTGCCCTTCTTCAACCTGTTGACACAGCTGGTTTACAACCCACGCCGCTTCTTCCTCCGCATTGGAAGGTGTAGCGAAACGGGGCGCATCTCCACGGTTTCCAGCGGCACGTAGCCGTTTGTCACGTCTGCGTTTATTGCGGGCGACCAGTTCACTTCCGAGTCCCAGAATGCGTGCATCACTACGATAATTGATATCCAGCGTCACAATGCGTGCGCCGGGGTATACTTTATCGAATTCCAAAATTGATTCCTGGCGTGCGCCATTAAAGGTATAGATCGTCTGGTCATCATCTCCTACAACCATCAGATTGCGGTGAGCGGAAGCCAGTTTTTGCACAATTTCATATTGCAGATGGTTGGTATCCTGGAACTCGTCCACCATAATGTACTGGAAACGCTTCTGAAGCGGCCCCAGAACAGCAGGATCACGAAGCAGCGCGGCTGCCCGTAGTAAAATATCATCAAAATCCATTTTGCCGCGATCCTGTTTCCAGGCTTCGTAACCAAGCAGAACACGCTTGGCATCACGTTCTTCCTGCGATTTTTCAGGCAGGTCGGTTGTTTCCGATCCTTGCATCTTCCATGCGGACAGCATGGCCAGCAGACTTTCAGGCTGGAAGGCTTCACTCATGCCATTTTGGCGAAGAAGCATCTTCAGCACCGTATGCTGGGCTCGCGACTCACCAAAGATCTCTTCCTGCACGCCATAATGACGCAGCAATGTCAGCGCAAAAGAGTGGAAGGTGCGAGCCTGCACGGCTCTCGCGGCTGCCGGACGTATACCTGGCAATGCGGCGATCCGGTCTTTCATCTCGGTGGCGGCTTTGTTCGTGAACGTCACCAGCAGGATACTGCCAGCATGTACGCCGCTGACCTCTATGAGATAGCCGGCTCTTGCGGCCAGTACAGTTGTTTTGCCACAACCAGCTCCGGCGAGCGTCAGGATCGGTCCTCTGCCGTGACGGACTGCCGAGATTTGTGGTGCATTTAGCTTAATACCAGCCTCTTCCAGAGAGCGAAAATAAAAGGCATCTTGTTGATCATTACCCACGAGTTGCCGACTGGTCTCCAGCGGAGCAGACGGGGACTGGGGCAGGGACGCCGCCGGGGTAACCCCGAGCGGACGGGGGTAGAACGTTGAGTTCGGACTTAACATGTTTCATCCACCTCTGTATGCATTCAGGGATAGGACTATCCCGGTTAAAAGTAAACCATTTGCCCTTTTCACAATCGCATTGTAAATTGGTATGATAGAGTTAGTCGCCTAATCAGGCGGTTAAGTATGGTCAAAGCTTCATTATACCCGAACATATGGTCTTGACGAAAGCCCCTGATTTCATCCAGTATCGGTATAAAACGGGCACCTGCACGAGATTACGCAACTTTTTGGCATGATATCGTATAAGTTATATGCCTGAGCATTTTGCATGAAGGATGTAATATGCTAATTTACTACTAAATAGAAATGATAATATTGGTTTTGACGGGACAGAGGAGGAATGGTCATGAAACTGCTTCAGCGCATCAAAGACGGAGCGAACAAAGCAACAGAGCGTGCCCAACACGCCGTTGAGATTGGGAAATTGAACAACCAGATTGTGGGCTTGCAACAGGAACAGGAAGTCCATTTTACAGATATGGGTCGCATCTTCTATGAGGGTTATCGGGCACAGGATATGACGCGTGCGGAAAAAGAAATGGTGGATCTGTCGCAGCTGTGCGACGAATTGCAGGACGAGATTGATGGCCTTCGCAACAAGATTGCACAACTTAAGAACGAACGGTTGTGCGAGTGTGGACACGTCGCTTCCCTGGATGCCAACTTCTGCCCTAAATGTGGACGCAAGTTGGGTGAACTCAAGACAGCAGCGCCTAAAGTAGGAGCAGCAGGAGTCGCAGGAGCCACCACAGC
Coding sequences:
- a CDS encoding zinc ribbon domain-containing protein; this translates as MKLLQRIKDGANKATERAQHAVEIGKLNNQIVGLQQEQEVHFTDMGRIFYEGYRAQDMTRAEKEMVDLSQLCDELQDEIDGLRNKIAQLKNERLCECGHVASLDANFCPKCGRKLGELKTAAPKVGAAGVAGATTAARQEAAVTQTQTPEPDFYDAPPELELEEDEPYHTVIPSIADLETESEYNSTEFTQEEKEAFDAEWERRRDEEMQRERERQQELDERIRYWKENNPIVNTVDVQTEVSREMVNCQICAAELPKGSKWCPRCGAEQI
- a CDS encoding Gfo/Idh/MocA family protein codes for the protein MSTKQMLHIGMIGTGSISDLHMRCYAKNEDAVIYAICDLNEERAKAAAQKYDAQSVYTDYREMLEDPHVDAVSICTWNNTHAEFAIAALEAGKHVLLEKPIATNVEDALRIEEAVKKSGRTFIVGFVRRYDNNMQMMRRFIDAGEFGELYYAKASILRRHGNPGGWFADKSRSGGGPLIDLGVHIIDQCWYLMGRPKPVSVSGNTYRKLGNRAHIEHLSFYKAADYSAAVNDVEDMANALIRFENGASLAVDVSFTLHARGDESSVKLYGERGGFELEPETLIVTEKNNTILNIEPQTDNTGLHIHSAFQNQIDHFVDCCLNGTEPISPIADGVASTRMLCGIYESAEKGQEIRLD
- a CDS encoding GNAT family N-acetyltransferase, translating into MSDMLVALYRLPEQESGLRKLEESSIVIRRAIAPEKQLVLDWVRSHFSQAWVDECEVAFARQPVSCYIAVEHGEMIGFACYEATCRNFFGPTGVSQDARGKGVGTALLLACMHAMKADGYGYAIIGSAGPVDFYARTLGAVKIENSTPGIYEGMLRAD
- a CDS encoding copper amine oxidase N-terminal domain-containing protein → MKKVSALMALSMALGGGAAYAATLDNTQPVHQTSVSADSNAASVVNVSVNGASISDGYWNKDGKVAMIPLRDLTDALGIELEWKKETKTAELTHGALWTQVITGKDQYSVNKMLLTLGTAPEITGGKLYVPVSFAEKALHGQVNTTGNQVTISSEEDVKTVTERGVITRISNQDKYKSIQIGGAGLDGIVLNLSDETKFISVEGKEIALTDLAIGMNVEAEHSLITTRSLPPQTPTYTVTVLDAATASQAQPKEVLGTAGTIENVTTAEGGISQIEITGTRLTETAPDHVVLNIAKDTLLVNHEGETVKAEELTKGTKVIGFYSPMLTRSLPPIGTAWKVVVETPAAQPEAK
- a CDS encoding UvrD-helicase domain-containing protein yields the protein MLSPNSTFYPRPLGVTPAASLPQSPSAPLETSRQLVGNDQQDAFYFRSLEEAGIKLNAPQISAVRHGRGPILTLAGAGCGKTTVLAARAGYLIEVSGVHAGSILLVTFTNKAATEMKDRIAALPGIRPAAARAVQARTFHSFALTLLRHYGVQEEIFGESRAQHTVLKMLLRQNGMSEAFQPESLLAMLSAWKMQGSETTDLPEKSQEERDAKRVLLGYEAWKQDRGKMDFDDILLRAAALLRDPAVLGPLQKRFQYIMVDEFQDTNHLQYEIVQKLASAHRNLMVVGDDDQTIYTFNGARQESILEFDKVYPGARIVTLDINYRSDARILGLGSELVARNKRRRDKRLRAAGNRGDAPRFATPSNAEEEAAWVVNQLCQQVEEGQHTYRDIAILHRTASSSRAVFEQLVLKDVPFVQHGASPVFYDQSLIRPLMDHLRLSLDPRAMDALPSALGPLYVSRDAGLEWIQRCEQQQAKKYPLIHLVKWDKLKPFQQEQVKERIKLIKSLHKLKPIIAIQEMRRQFYDKYMESGDPSIFTHYKETMLETLDEFEAAVKKFETVEEFIQFADELSRRHREMESLRRAQDSDAVQLMTIHRAKGLEFPCVYWIGASEGIVPHSTALRQDIPEDQKAALAVQQTDAELDMALEEERRLAYVAITRAKQYLYVTSPASHHGKPADVSRFLLEAFGMEVPDKRKPREESRTSSQTSYGKGNTQYAHSGSGARSEGRDMAQRRAISHSDRRDFEVHNERDEDRLGERRGSGEIRNHKAFSTTGVSPTAANSSSSHSHTSGSGNAERTETVAVWKCSSSTCKAWLRQKPAVPSAKTNKKVSSSPPACPLCSGSMEAGTRQVPVTGRFGK